GCTGACTTTTTTTGGCAAAAAGCTGCATCAAAGAGGGGACTTTGGATTGGTTGGTCTCTTTTGTTTCTTTTTTCGACACAAGGGTGTGGTGTACTTTTTTGGGTATGTTCCTTTTTACAAGGTTTGTTCTTTTTTTTATGATTTTACGTTTTACAACTTTTTCTATCTTTTTTTTCTTTTTGATAGGAACGTTTTTAGATGTATTGAGTTTTTTGAGTTTTTCTTGCAGTTTTTCGATTTTTGGTTCTTTTTTCTTGGGGTGAAGTGGAGGTTTTTTGAAATTTTTAGATTGCACTTTTGGGGGCATTTTTTTTGGTCGGATAAAACGAATATCGGAAATATTGAACCGACTCACTTTTTTAGGAAGTGTATGCAGTTTGGGACGCAAGTCGATTTGGAAAATAAGAAAGAGTGCTATATAAAGTAAAAGCGTGATAAAAAAGGATAACAGAACTCTATTCATTTGCTTTTTTCTTTATTTTATAAACTTTAGTGTAAAATCGTATCAAAAAAAGGATAACGATGTTATCAAAAAGTGAAGCTGCATATAAAGAGGCCCTTCGTTACATCCCAGGAGGTGTCGATTCCCCGGTTAGAGCATTTAAAAGTGTAGGTGGTGTTCCTCCTTTTATCGATAGAGGCGAGGGCGCTTTTTTATACGATATTGATGGCAATAGGTACATTGACTATGTCCAAAGCTGGGGACCCCTCATTTTTGGTCATGCGGACAAGGAGACTCTTGAAGCGGTTTGTGAACAGGCACAAAAAGGGCTCAGTTTCGGTACTCCCACACTCCTGGAAACAGAACTGGCAAGGGAGATCGTAGAACTTTTCGACAATATCGACAAAATACGATTTGTCAGCAGTGGTACCGAAGCGGTCATGAGTGCCATCAGACTGGCCAGAGGATATACCGGAAGAGACGATATCGTCAAATTTGAAGGGTGTTACCATGGTCATAGTGATTCACTTTTGGTAAGTGCCGGTAGCGGTGCAGCCACTTTTGGCAATCCCAGCAGTCCAGGGGTACCTGCAGATTTTACGAAGCATACGCTTCTTGCTAGGTACAATGACATTGAAAGTGTAAAGAGATGCTTTCAAGCGAGTGACAATATAGCATGTGTGATTATCGAACCGATTGCAGGAAATATGGGATTGGTACCTGCTGAAGAGGAGTTTTTACAAGATCTGAGAAAACTGTGTGACGAACATGGCGCTCTTTTGATATTCGATGAAGTGATGAGTGGGTTTCGTGCAAGTCTCAAAGGTGCACAAGGATTCACTTCTGTCGTTCCAGACATGGTGACCTTTGGTAAAGTAATAGGCGGAGGGATGCCAGTTGGTGCCTTTGGGGCACGTGCCGAAATCATGGCGCACTTAAGTCCTGAGGGTCCAGTGTACCAAGCGGGAACTTTAAGTGGCAATCCTGTGGCCATGGTAGCTGGACTTAGTGTTATACGAAGACTGAAAAATGATCCATCCATCTATGAAGTACTTGAGGCAAGGGCAAAAGGGCTTGTCGGTGGATTTAAAAAAATAGCTGATAGCTTCGGAGTACCTTTGCAAGTGGATGTGCGAGGCAGTATGTTTGGGTTTTTCTTCAACGAAAAACCAGTGAAGAATTTTGATGATGCAAAGCAAAGTGATCTTGAATTTTTTGCCAAATTTCATCAAGAGATGATCAAACGGGGTATCTACTTTGCATGCAGTCAGTTTGAAGCTGGATTCATCTGTACGCCACTGGATGAAAAACTGATCGATGAAACACTCGAAAAGATTGAAGAAGGACTTAAAAAGATCGTATGAAACAACCAAAATATAGAAAAATCATAGAGGGCGCTGAAGCCCTCTCGTTGGGAGTGTCCGTAGTCGTTGCTATTTTGATAGGTGTCGCAATAGGGTACTGGCTCAAAAAGACGTTTGGTTATACCTGGCTTTTTTGGCTGGGAGTCTTTTGGGGCGTGGCTGCTGCAATTTTAAATATCTATAAAGCCTACCAAAAGCAGAAAAGAGAGCTGGATGAACTTGCCAAGGACCCACGATACAAAAACTATTACGACAAGACCGACGATGAGGATCTTAAAGAGTTTGAAGAGTGAAACAGTTTTTTCGTATCGCATTTATCGTTGATCTTACAGTGATCATAGCATCCTTTTTTATCGGTAACCGATACTTTTTACTCAATTCTCAGCTTGCTTTTATTTCATCTTTACTTGTAGTGCTCGGATCCTTTTATGGGTATAAAAAGATGATTGAAAAAAGAGTCGGTACGGTTACGAAAGATATTATCGATGATATTGAAGATAGGTTTGATTTGTACGATGAAGAGCAAGAATCCATCCAGGATGCCAAAGCTTTGTTTGAAGAGGAAAAAGCCAAGATAAAAGGAGCAAAAAAAGGGCTTACGAATTTTTTGAAAACGGCAAACGGCTTTTTTTCTCCCTATAGACTTTTTGGATATCTTTTTATGGTAATAGCGATTTTAGTGCTGATTAAGCATTCGATGTTCGATGCATGGAGTTTTTTAATGGGGCTTGGAGTGGTTCCTGTAAGCGCTTTGATTATGGCTTTAGTACCGGCAAAGAGCCGGTAGGTTACTCTTCGATGTAGTTTTTGATTTTTCTTCCGACTTTCGGGTGTTTGAGTTTTTTGATAGCGCTGCTTTCGATCTGACGTACACGTTCTCTTGTGACATTGAGCTCTTTTCCTATCTCTTCGAGTGTTCGGTCACTCTCATCTGGCATGAGTCCAAATCGCATACGTACTACTGCTTTCTCACGTTCATTGAGGTTTTCTAAAATCTCTTCGATTTTACTTTTCATATCCTCTTTCATGATAACTTCCAAAGGATTCGGCGCATTTTTGTCTTCGATAAAGTCGCCAAATTTGCCATCTTCCTCATTCCCGATAGGAGCTTCTAAGCTAACAGGTTCTTTCGTTATTTTGATGACATTTTTAACTTTTTCAACTGGCATACCGACTTCTTCGGCAATTGTTTCTACATCGGGCTCTTTGCCTGTTTCTTGGAGGTGCTTTCGAACGATTTTGTTGATTCTGTTGATTGTTTCAATCATATGAATAGGTATACGAATCGTTCGTGCCTGATCCGCTATGGCCCGACTGATAGCCTGTCTGATCCACCAGGTAGCGTATGTGGAAAATTTATACCCCTTTTTATACTCAAATTTGTCTACAGCCTTCATAAGCCCGATATTACCCTCTTGGATAAGGTCCAAAAATGGCAAACCTCTA
The Nitratiruptor sp. SB155-2 genome window above contains:
- a CDS encoding energy transducer TonB gives rise to the protein MNRVLLSFFITLLLYIALFLIFQIDLRPKLHTLPKKVSRFNISDIRFIRPKKMPPKVQSKNFKKPPLHPKKKEPKIEKLQEKLKKLNTSKNVPIKKKKKIEKVVKRKIIKKRTNLVKRNIPKKVHHTLVSKKETKETNQSKVPSLMQLFAKKSQPKPKLSNLPPQIKKLYKNDFSTFTKNQKKFIKDNLSKIGMITQKYLYLRGYPYIAVKTRQEGVNLVEFYLHPNGDITGLKILSSSGYEVLDKNTLETIKTAYKDYPLPKETTLIRIYVRYSIIY
- a CDS encoding AtpZ/AtpI family protein; the protein is MKQPKYRKIIEGAEALSLGVSVVVAILIGVAIGYWLKKTFGYTWLFWLGVFWGVAAAILNIYKAYQKQKRELDELAKDPRYKNYYDKTDDEDLKEFEE
- the hemL gene encoding glutamate-1-semialdehyde 2,1-aminomutase, translated to MLSKSEAAYKEALRYIPGGVDSPVRAFKSVGGVPPFIDRGEGAFLYDIDGNRYIDYVQSWGPLIFGHADKETLEAVCEQAQKGLSFGTPTLLETELAREIVELFDNIDKIRFVSSGTEAVMSAIRLARGYTGRDDIVKFEGCYHGHSDSLLVSAGSGAATFGNPSSPGVPADFTKHTLLARYNDIESVKRCFQASDNIACVIIEPIAGNMGLVPAEEEFLQDLRKLCDEHGALLIFDEVMSGFRASLKGAQGFTSVVPDMVTFGKVIGGGMPVGAFGARAEIMAHLSPEGPVYQAGTLSGNPVAMVAGLSVIRRLKNDPSIYEVLEARAKGLVGGFKKIADSFGVPLQVDVRGSMFGFFFNEKPVKNFDDAKQSDLEFFAKFHQEMIKRGIYFACSQFEAGFICTPLDEKLIDETLEKIEEGLKKIV